One genomic window of Magnolia sinica isolate HGM2019 chromosome 3, MsV1, whole genome shotgun sequence includes the following:
- the LOC131240691 gene encoding putative 4-coumarate--CoA ligase-like 8, whose protein sequence is MQPNKAIGGKTEKQRKERKIGKMDFLEESGFCPSSGIFYSKWDSPCLPYPTSLSLPSYLLSLTSHMLSKPAYVDARSGGRLTYGDLRTLTTSVASALHMLGIKKGDVVLLVSPNFLHFPLLVLGVMTVGAIFSTANPLNTRLELQTQVQDSNPVLILTTQELKPKLDGLIDGPTILLEELLAGLMRGPPSRTCKFPHVAIEQGDTAALMYSSGTTGKSKAVVCSHRSLIAMSCLLRHVWSAEGARAACDEVYMCVVPLFHMFGLSVFVCGVLAVGSTAVVLGKYAVEEMLVAVEEYGVTRLPAVPPMVVQLVRMADVAKAYDLGTLKEVICSGAPLGRDHMERFIQCFPQITLSQCYGLTETNGPITLCDGINGRFHVSIGRLIPSLEAKIVDVDTKEPLPPRKYGELYVRGAPVMQGYYKDEEATSLAIDKEGWLHTGDLCFIDTSGLVYVVDRIKELIKYKAYQVAPAELEEILVSHPEIADAAVIPYANVEAGEIPMACVVRVAESKLQEGDIISFMTDKVAPYKKVRKVVFVDSIPRSPSGKILRRLLRASTSRQRLEISPRL, encoded by the exons ATGCAGCCCAACAAAGCCATTGGAGGAAAGACTGAGAAgcagagaaaggagagaaagattGGAAAGATGGACTTTTTAGAAGAGAGTGGCTTCTGTCCATCTTCAGGCATCTTCTATAGCAAATGGGACTCTCCATGTCTGCCTTaccctacatctctctctctcccttcatatCTCCTCTCACTCACCTCTCACATGCTCTCCAAGCCAGCTTACGTGGACGCCCGGTCCGGTGGCAGACTCACGTACGGCGATCTCCGCACGCTCACCACATCCGTGGCGTCGGCCTTACACATGTTGGGCATCAAGAAAGGAGATGTAGTTCTTTTGGTCTCTCCAAATTTCCTACATTTCCCATTACTAGTGTTAGGAGTCATGACCGTTGGAGCCATTTTCAGTACGGCTAACCCTTTGAACACACGGTTAGAGTTACAAACTCAAGTCCAAGACTCTAACCCTGTGTTAATCCTGACCACCCAAGAGCTCAAGCCCAAGTTAGATGGGCTCATTgatgggcccaccattttattagAAGAGCTCTTAGCTGGCTTGATGAGGGGCCCACCTTCCCGCACGTGTAAGTTCCCACACGTGGCAATTGAGCAGGGTGACACCGCGGCGCTCATGTACTCATCTGGAACGACCGGTAAGAGCAAAGCGGTCGTGTGCTCGCACCGCAGCCTGATTGCCATGAGCTGTCTTCTGCGGCACGTGTGGAGCGCAGAGGGGGCCAGAGCAGCATGTGATGAGGTGTACATGTGCGTCGTGCCGCTGTTCCACATGTTCGGGTTGTCGGTGTTCGTGTGCGGAGTTCTGGCCGTTGGATCGACGGCTGTGGTCCTTGGGAAGTACGCGGTGGAGGAAATGCTTGTGGCTGTGGAGGAGTACGGTGTAACGAGGCTGCCAGCTGTGCCGCCGATGGTCGTCCAGCTGGTGAGGATGGCTGACGTGGCGAAGGCGTATGACTTGGGCACTCTCAAGGAGGTGATCTGTTCTGGGGCACCTTTGGGAAGGGATCACATGGAGCGTTTCATCCAGTGTTTTCCGCAAATTACACTCTCTCAG TGTTATGGATTAACAGAAACGAATGGGCCCATCACGCTTTGCGATGGGATTAACGGTAGATTTCATGTGTCCATTGGGAGGCTAATCCCATCCCTTGAAGCCAAAATCGTCGACGTGGACACCAAAGAGCCGCTTCCTCCTCGCAAGTACGGAGAACTCTACGTACGGGGCGCTCCCGTCATGCAAG GATACTACAAGGACGAAGAAGCCACATCACTAGCTATTGACAAAGAAGGCTGGCTACATACGGGCGATCTATGCTTCATTGACACGTCCGGACTTGTATATGTGGTGGATAGAATCAAGGAACTCATCAAATACAAAGCCTATcag GTAGCTCCTGCCGAACTAGAGGAAATCCTGGTCAGCCATCCTGAGATTGCCGACGCTGCTGTGATACC GTATGCAAATGTGGAGGCAGGGGAGATTCCTATGGCTTGTGTGGTGAGAGTGGCAGAAAGTAAGCTTCAAGAAGGAGATATCATTAGTTTCATGACCGACAAG